The Anoplopoma fimbria isolate UVic2021 breed Golden Eagle Sablefish chromosome 10, Afim_UVic_2022, whole genome shotgun sequence sequence ACATCAAGGTTTTAAACGACACACTGACGACACAAGCTGACTTTAGCTAGTAATGTCATGACGGACCTGTCTGAGGATTCATTCACATCGTTGGAAAACAACTTCCTAACCAGAGTTCCTTCTCTGAGCACCAATGATATCGGAGCGTTGGGTTGCTCCGACTTCCCAAATATGACGAGATTAACTCTCTCGAGTGTTTCCCTGACAGGCTAGCATCAATGCTTCTCCAACAGGCTAGCATTAATGTTTCTCCAACAGGCTAGCATTAATGCTTCTCCAACAGGCTAGCATTAATGCTTCTCCAACAGGCTAGCATTAATGCTTCTCCAACAGGCTAGCATTAATGCTTCTCCAACAGGCTAGCATCAATGTTTCTCCAACAGGCTAGCATTAATGCTTCTCCAACAGGCTAGCATTAATGCTTCTCCAACAGGCTAGCATCAATGTTTCTCCAACAGGCTAGCATTAATGCTTCTCCAACAGGCTAGCATTAATGCTTCTCCAACAGGCTAGCATTAATGCTTCTCCAACAGGCTAGCATTAATGCTTCTCCAACAGGCTAGCATTAATGTTTCTCCAACAGGCTAGCATCAATGTTTCTCCAACAGGCTAGCATTAATGTTTCTCCAACAGGCTAGCATCAATGTTTCTCCAACAGGCTAGCATTAATGCTTCTCCAACAGGCTAGCATCAACAGGCTAGCATCAATGTTTCTCCAACAGGCTAGCATCAATGTTTCTCCAACAGGCTAGCATTAATGCTTCTCCAACAGGCTAGCATCAATGTTTCTCCAACAGGCTAGCATTAATGTTTCTCCAACAGGCTAGCATTAATGCTTCTCCAACAGGCTAGCATCAATGTTATGTCATCAGTGTTTCTGAGAACAGAACATTTGTCCCCAGCCGACTGTGTGCAAAGTCATAGTTGTGAAATGCAGATCATTTGTGGACCTTACACTTTGTGGTCCAGGTGGGGGGGGTACTAAGAGGGTTGCACAAAATATGCAGTGGCCATTCCCACACCCAATCGAAAGGCCAGGACAGTCGCAAAATGTTTATGGGACAACTTCCTCATTCACTATGGAATCCCAGAAAAACTTCACAGCGATCAAGGACCAGACTTCGAGTCACGGACAATAAAGGAACTATGTGAAATGGCTGGAATTCATAAAATAAGGACTACACCATACCATCCGAGAGGAAACCCAGTTGAGCGGTTCAATCGTACACTGTTGGACATGCTTGGAACTCTGGCGGACCAGGACAAAACTCACTGGAAGGATTTTGTGAAACCACTTGTACATGCATACAATTGCACCAAGAATGATGTCACTGGATTTTCTCCTTACGAACTCATGTTCGGACGCCAACCACGACTTCCAGTTGACCTAGCTTTTGGACTTCCTGTTACAGAGAAACCACGTGTATCCCATTCTCAGTATGTTCAAGATCTTAAGTCTCATCTGAAGGAGAGCTACGAATTGGCAACAGGAAAtgctgaaaaagtcatgaaaagaaaCAAGGCCAGATTCGACAGGCATGTCACTGCCTCTGAATTAGCTGTGGGAGATCGTGTGTTGGTCAGAAATGTTCGTCTCAGAGGCAAACGCAAACTTGCGGACAAATGGGAATCTGAGGCTTATATTGTCGTAAAGAGAGCTGGAACTCTTCCGGTCTACACAGTGAGACCTGAGACTAAAGACGGTCCCCTACGAACCCTACACAGGGATCTTTTGCTACCGTGTGGATACTTGCCTTCACCAAAGAGTATTCCCTCTGTGAAACTAACTCCCAGATTAAAATTTTGCTCTAATCTTGACCCTCCTGTCAATCATATTGACATGAACACACTCTCAGATGACGATGAAGTAATTCCAAACCGCTGGTACAGTGGACCACCCAGGTCAGAACTTGCCAGATTCACAACCATAGTTGATATCCCAACAGACTCTATCGTGGCACCTTCCAACACAGTCCCTACAACCTCAGatatcacacatcacacagccTCTGATAATACAAACCAAGAAGCAGCAGCGGATGTTACTCAGAATCTATCCGACCTACCTGATACAGCCAAAAGCCCTGAGGGTTCAGTCTCGTCAGGAAATGCAGAGCCTGGTTTAAACCTACTACCTGATGATGCAGCAGAGGAAACGGCCTATTCTCCTATAGGTCATGATGTAAATATTTCTTTTGAATCCCCCAATATGGAAAATGATCAGCTTCCTTTAAGACGTTCGACGAGAACCAGGAAACCACCAGAGCGACTTCAGTATACGAAACCTGGACACCCAGTATTGAATACTATTCAGTCACTGTTTCAGGGGTTACCTACTGCCCTAGCAGACGCTCTAACAGATCCCTCCTTTGTTACACCAAAGCGGCCAATTAAAACCCAACCAGTTCCATGTCACGGGACGTACATGAGATTGGGGGGGGGAGTGTAACCCAGGGAAGTTTagctctttaaaatattttttcctggtTTAAGATTTGCTTAATAAAATACCATTAAGCAGTAAAGTGTCCAGCCAATCCCTGATGGGCGTTGTGTAATAAATATCCGGGTCATGTTGggtaacttcctgttttcattggGTACCATTCTGACGGACGGCAAGGCTAGCGCAGCTGAAGCTCTTCATGTTACATGTGTTTGATCCTCTGAAGCTCTTCATGTTACATGTGTTTGATCCTCTGAAGCTCTTCATGTTACATGTGTTTGATCCTCTGCAGCTCTTCGTGTTACATGTGTTTGATCCTCTGTCTTGATGTGTTTGATCCTCTGCAGCTCTTCGTGTTACATGTGTTTGAtcctctgcagctcttcatgTTACATGTGTTTGATCCTCTGAAGCTCTTCATGTTACATGTGTTTGATCCTCTGAAGCTCTTCATGTTACATGTGTTTGAtcctctgcagctcttcatgttacatgtgtttgatcctctgcagctcttcatgTTACATGTGTTTGATCCTCTGAAGCTCTTCGTGTTACATGTGTTTGATCCTCTGAAGCTCTTCATGTTACATGTGTTTGATCCTCTGAAGCTCTTCATGTTACATGTGTTTGATCCTCTGAAGCTCTTCATGTTACATGTGTTTGAtcctctgcagctcttcatgTTACATGTGTTTGATCCTCTGCAGCTCTTCGTGTTACATGTGTTTGATCCTCTGCAGGCAGCGGTGAGTTGATGTACTGTCAGTCTGTAGCATTCTCAGCGGACTAGCCTTTAGCTAGTGCCCGCTAGCTTAGCGATTAGCGTTAGCATAACGGTTGTAATCCAAAACTCCCATAGGGAAAACGATGATTTAAGACCAATGAAAGTTAATCATTAATGTGTGTGGTTTATGTATCAGCCGGGGTTTTAATTTTAGCCCTGTGAGTATTTCgggttgttttccttttttgtttgagGAATTAATGTGTTAATTGCTGTTGACTTTAATCTTTAATGCAGTTAATAATTTTTGTTAAATGAtttctaatgtgatttaatttattgttgtaCTGAATTTATGATGTTGTACAATATTAGAAAAGTATTTCATTACCATATCTTTAACTTGATGATTAATTCATTTTGCCTTGTGACCTTTTGTAGGTCAGGTTTTTGTGTCTACCCTCTTCGGTGGATTTTCGAATCATCCAAGACAAAGTGTTTGATGGCGAGCTACCCAAtgaatttggaaaaaaacaattccccTTCCCACGAGTAGTGTGGTAGGAAATGAACTGAATCCTTTATTCATTCCCCCTGCTGACGTCTAAGAACcccattatattatatgtttgaaagacaaatgtatgttatgatttaatgttgttggatgaaatatcaaatacaaatgCTTGGTTAAAACTTACTTTTTGTTCTCAGTGGTTTTTTAACTCTCTCGAGTGTTTCCCTGACAGGCTAGCATTAATGCTTCTCCAACAGGCTAGCATTAATGCTTCTCCAACAGGCTAGCATTAATGCTTCTCCAACAGGCTAGCATTCTTCTCCAACAGGCTAGCATTAATGCTTCTCCAACAGGCTAGCATTAATGCTTCTCCAACAGGCTAGCATTAATGCTTCTCCAACAGGCATTAATGCTGCAGGCTTGCTTCTCCAACAGGCTAGCATTAATGCTTCTCCAACAGGCTAGCATTAATGCTTCTCCAACAGGCTAGCATCAATGCTTCTCCAACAGGCTAGCATTAATGCTTCTCCAACAGGCTAGCATTAATGTTTCTCCAACAGGCTAGCATTAATGCTTCTCCAACAGGCTAGCATTAATGCTTCTCCAACAGGCTAGCATTAATGTTTCTCCAACAGGCTAGCATTAATGCATTAATGCTTCTCCAACAGGCTAGCATTAATGTTTCTCCAACAGGCTAGCATTAATGCTTCTCCAACAGGCTAGCATCAATGTTTCTCCAACAGGCTAGCATCAATGCTTCTCCAACAGGCTAGCATCAATGTTATGTCATCAGTGTTTCTGAGAACAGAACATTTGTCCCCAGCCGACTGTGTGCAAAGTCATAGTTGTGAAATGCAGATCTTTGTGGACCTTACACTTTGTGGTCCAGGTGGGGGGGGTACTAAGAGGGTTGGTCTCCAGTGGGGGCCACTTTGGAGTCACTGTGCACACATTCATCAGCCAGTTGGAGCTGGATTGAAGCAGTCCTGTTCCCGCTGTATACTCGGTGTATTTGTACGCGTTGGTGGCCAAGGACAATTCAATAAATCAGGAAGTGATTAGCCTaattcacaaacacagcaacGTCCTTATGAAATCCTGCACCCTACCCTGAAATGCCCTTTGAACCTGCAAAGAGGGAAATCTGGGGGTGGAAGGGGGGGAAGCAAattgggaacaaaaaaaacattttatgtaaatacTGGAAAAACCCAGTAGCTTGTTTAAAAGCTGACCGTCTGGGCTGAGGCTCAGTCATCGTTGGTTCTGTGACTGATCAGCTGAAGCATCATGAATCTGTGGCTCAGCAGTCATCTCCTGGTAGCAGGGCTGTTTCTGAGCAGCTCGGCTCTGACACCTGAAGAATGTCAGCCTTTAATGACGCCTCTGTCTCTGGCTGACCCCTCCACGGTAAGCCTTCATCGCACTCCTGTTTATTAGGTATTAGCATTGAAGCAGAGGTCAGCTATTTGGGAAATTCTTCCTCAGTTTGTGCATTAAGTGTTAGCATCACGTTCGAGTCAGAGATAAGAATACATTTCTCTTAAAGAGATACATAATAACACcgcaaaatgtagtttttaaacCATTTCCCAAGATGTGACTGTTTCCTATCCAGGTAGCTACCCTATTTGTTTAGATTAGGAAATGCTACAACTTGGGAAAcaggttaaaatatatatatgtcgTGCAGTGGATTTTGCAGATGATTTTAAGAATCTTTGAGAATTCTGAAATTACCGTTGGAACAACAGTAAGTATTGGTAAACACCACCTGTAACACACTTGAATGTATGATGATATTTTTTCAGGTGAGAAAATTGTCCAAAACTCAGTAGTACAGTTGTGTAGCCCAGGTCACAAGTTCAAACCCGCAGTACTCAGTATTGACAAAGAActagtttctctcttttcaagGGCTTCGTGTTATGCTCGGCCAAATAAAATTTATTGGAAAatttctattgatttttttgtccaGAATTTTCAGTTGAAACTACACATTATTTACTGTAAACTAATAGATGTTCTATAGGCACTTCCACTACTTTTGTAAGAAAGCTCTACCAGTTAATGTTGGGTCTCTCTTGACATTAGGATGTTTCAATAAGTATACAATATCTGACTTGGaggaatataaatgtgttattctaaaaaacacacttttcccTTGAATAAgtttgcaaaatgaaaatgtctcaacaacagCAGTCATACAAGAGGTTTGACTGTAAATTAGTTAGaaatttgcaacaaaaaaaaatcatgtgaaATATCACATGACAAACAATCTGTTCAGATTATAATTAAACAAGATTATGATTCTGACCAACATTACAGAGGTACAATATTCGTCCAATTTCCATTATTGAAAGATGTTTGTGTCTGCTGTCACtaactgacttcctgtctgtgtgcagATGTTTGGCAGGTGGAACTTCATCGCGGGGTTCACTGATCATGAAGCATATAACGACATCCTGAAGAaatctgacagcagctggatgaATTTCACCGCGTCAACATCCGGCCACGATACTATTATTATGTCTCAGGAGAACAGGATGTGAGTTGTCAACAATTCAACATCAAAAGTACAAACACATAACATAATAACTTCTGTGAATTATGGTTTTACCATAATACACGTTTAAAACCTATTTGAAGTTATCACTTTGCCTCCTTTGACACATTTTCCTTCCTTCATGCTGTGTTTGCTGCTCCTTGTTCACTAACTTTCTAATCGTTTACCATTTACCAAAATTCGGAGTAGGTTTTAGAAGCAATTGGTCGTTGATTTCCGACAGAATAAACAAAAGGCAGGTTCTAAATGTTAACTAGCAGCCATTCATTTTATCAGTTCAACTAACATTTACTTCTTGGCCAAACACATGATATCATATCGTTTTCTTCACTGAAGGGATGTCCTAGGGCAGTTAAGTATTTTTTCTCAAATGGAACGACACCCTAAAGGGCActtcattatgttttctccactgaagGGACACCCACGAGAGCACTTATGAACTCACCTCCCTCTCTTGTGTCTTTTCTCAGAGGTGGAAACTGCATGGCCTCAAAGGTCAACGTAGCCATCGACGGCAACACATTATCAACATCAGGTAAGTTACCTGATCCAACACGATACTGGAGTTTCTCCATCTTAGTATTGTTAGTTCTGTTATTCAGAAAATCCAGCCGGGGAGATCACGTTTCTGACTAATAAAAAGCTGCAGATTCATCGAACATATCGTCCTGCTGAACTCAGATGCTTGTAGAATTTAAATTAACGTTAAGCAGCTGTGGATGAGAGACACTGAATCAAGAACCAAG is a genomic window containing:
- the LOC129096873 gene encoding uncharacterized protein LOC129096873 — encoded protein: MAGIHKIRTTPYHPRGNPVERFNRTLLDMLGTLADQDKTHWKDFVKPLVHAYNCTKNDVTGFSPYELMFGRQPRLPVDLAFGLPVTEKPRVSHSQYVQDLKSHLKESYELATGNAEKVMKRNKARFDRHVTASELAVGDRVLVRNVRLRGKRKLADKWESEAYIVVKRAGTLPVYTVRPETKDGPLRTLHRDLLLPCGYLPSPKSIPSVKLTPRLKFCSNLDPPVNHIDMNTLSDDDEVIPNRWYSGPPRSELARFTTIVDIPTDSIVAPSNTVPTTSDITHHTASDNTNQEAAADVTQNLSDLPDTAKSPEGSVSSGNAEPGLNLLPDDAAEETAYSPIGHDLFVLHVFDPLQLFMLHVFDPLKLFMLHVFDPLKLFMLHVFDPLQLFMLHVFDPLQLFMLHVFDPLKLFVLHVFDPLKLFMLHVFDPLKLFMLHVFDPLKLFMLHVFDPLQLFMLHVFDPLQLFVLHVFDPLQAAVRFLCLPSSVDFRIIQDKVFDGELPNEFGKKQFPFPRVVW
- the LOC129096927 gene encoding uncharacterized protein LOC129096927, producing MNLWLSSHLLVAGLFLSSSALTPEECQPLMTPLSLADPSTMFGRWNFIAGFTDHEAYNDILKKSDSSWMNFTASTSGHDTIIMSQENRIGGNCMASKVNVAIDGNTLSTSVANVTTTFHLLPSCDGCLLMSANCTARDLDKLLHVMKVDSNVTAEEVHIHVLYLMAREATVKDSDLEHLKQQASCFGFTKEPDFIYDPKNGFCAEGEGFKLF